The Cucumis melo cultivar AY chromosome 5, USDA_Cmelo_AY_1.0, whole genome shotgun sequence genome has a segment encoding these proteins:
- the LOC103497424 gene encoding uncharacterized protein LOC103497424 — translation MIPRQLRTIFTGAAVILGGICTLNLASFLTIQTLRLTAEAKRRKIALPCKACRGKGFYICKLCRGNAVIQWSPLSDPIAMNPCVCPTCEGNRVQRCLNCLGKGYEV, via the exons ATGATACCGAGGCAATTGCGAACAATCTTCACCGGCGCCGCCGTCATCCTCGGCGGCATTTGCACTCTCAACTTGGCTTCTTTTCTCACTATTCAAACCCTTCGTCTTACTGCTGAAGCCAAACGG AGAAAGATTGCATTGCCCTGTAAAGCTTGTAGAGGAAAAGGATTCTATATATGCAAATTATGCCGAGGAAATGCTGTCATTCAGTGGTCGCCATTGTCTGATCCTATTGCCATGAACCCCTGCGTGTGCCCTACTTGTGAGGGAAACAG GGTACAACGTTGCCTAAATTGCCTAGGTAAAGGATATGAAGTATGA